The Haladaptatus cibarius D43 genome window below encodes:
- a CDS encoding CDC48 family AAA ATPase — protein MTEKPTVSLTVRGAEKRDGGRGIARITDGARKQLGVLSGDTIALEGGQTTVVKVWPAASTVPKNTVQIDAETRANAGVKIGDKVSVRPITISDAESITVVPKANFSLDDVDTLESATKRELLDRPVSAGERARIERLGDAGLFVVSKTDPGGTVRVTTDTEVNVSLSKLADSVIPTTSDESSEVTDTTEVTGATYEDIGGMDEELRRVREMVELPLSNPALFRRLGIDPPKGVLLYGPPGTGKTLIAKAVANEVNAHFVSVSGPEVMSKYKGESEERLREIFNEASENAPAIIFFDEVDSLGGKRDDESDMENRLVAQMLSLMDGLESRGEIVVIGATNRVDAIDPALRRGGRFDREIEIGAPDEAGRREILEVHTRGMPLTGDVSVERLAATTHGFVGADLHALVTEAAMAALRRARDEGSDDEELLSVEVTREDFNTAMASVEPSAMREFVAEAPEISFEDVGGLDEAKQTLIEAVEWPLSYANLFEATKTEPPSGVLLYGPPGTGKTLLARALAGESDVNFVQVAGPELLDRYVGESEKSVREVFDRARQASPAIVFFDEIDALASQRGESHEVTERVVSQLLTEIDGLTENPNLVVLAATNRRDAIDPALLRPGRIESHIEVPAPDEKGRRKILSVHAGDKPLSDDVDLDALAEELQGYTGADLEALVRNASMRAIREAADEWSPEEANERADEIVIEARHFDVAREFVQPTMT, from the coding sequence ATGACTGAAAAACCGACGGTTTCTCTCACCGTCAGGGGCGCGGAAAAGCGAGACGGCGGGCGGGGTATCGCCCGAATTACGGATGGCGCACGAAAACAACTCGGCGTCCTGAGCGGCGACACTATCGCCCTCGAAGGCGGTCAAACGACAGTTGTCAAGGTGTGGCCCGCCGCGAGTACGGTTCCCAAAAACACGGTGCAGATCGACGCCGAAACCCGCGCCAATGCGGGCGTCAAAATTGGCGACAAGGTATCAGTTCGGCCCATCACCATCTCCGACGCCGAGTCGATAACCGTCGTTCCGAAGGCGAACTTCTCGCTCGACGACGTGGACACCTTAGAATCCGCGACGAAACGCGAACTACTGGATAGACCGGTCAGCGCCGGGGAACGCGCACGAATCGAACGATTGGGCGATGCGGGCCTGTTCGTCGTCTCGAAAACCGACCCCGGCGGAACCGTCCGCGTGACGACCGACACCGAGGTAAACGTCTCCCTGTCGAAACTCGCGGACTCCGTGATTCCGACCACCTCCGACGAATCGAGCGAAGTGACTGACACGACGGAGGTCACAGGGGCGACCTACGAGGACATCGGCGGCATGGACGAGGAACTCCGCCGCGTTCGGGAGATGGTCGAGCTGCCGCTGTCGAACCCAGCGCTGTTCCGCCGACTGGGTATCGACCCGCCGAAAGGCGTCCTGCTCTACGGCCCGCCCGGAACCGGGAAAACCCTCATTGCAAAGGCGGTGGCGAACGAGGTCAACGCGCATTTCGTCTCCGTCTCCGGCCCGGAAGTGATGAGCAAGTACAAGGGCGAGAGCGAAGAACGCCTCCGCGAAATCTTCAACGAGGCGAGCGAAAACGCCCCAGCCATCATCTTCTTCGACGAAGTGGACAGCCTCGGCGGGAAGCGCGACGACGAAAGCGACATGGAGAATCGGTTGGTCGCACAGATGCTCTCGCTGATGGACGGCCTCGAATCGCGCGGCGAAATCGTCGTCATCGGCGCGACGAACCGCGTTGACGCAATCGACCCCGCGCTCCGTCGCGGTGGTCGATTCGACCGCGAAATCGAAATCGGTGCCCCGGACGAAGCGGGCCGCCGCGAAATCCTCGAAGTCCACACTCGCGGCATGCCGCTCACGGGCGACGTATCCGTCGAACGACTCGCGGCCACTACTCACGGTTTCGTCGGGGCCGACCTCCACGCGCTCGTCACGGAGGCGGCGATGGCCGCGCTCCGCCGAGCGAGAGACGAGGGTTCGGACGACGAAGAACTTCTTTCGGTCGAAGTCACCCGCGAGGATTTCAACACCGCGATGGCCAGCGTCGAACCGTCCGCCATGCGGGAGTTCGTCGCGGAAGCCCCGGAAATCTCGTTCGAGGACGTTGGCGGCCTTGACGAAGCAAAGCAGACGCTCATCGAAGCGGTGGAGTGGCCGCTCTCGTACGCCAATCTGTTCGAAGCGACAAAGACGGAACCACCGAGTGGCGTTCTCCTCTACGGCCCGCCCGGAACCGGGAAAACGCTCCTCGCGCGAGCTTTGGCGGGCGAAAGCGACGTGAACTTCGTGCAGGTTGCCGGGCCGGAACTCCTCGACAGGTACGTCGGCGAGAGTGAGAAATCCGTCCGGGAGGTGTTCGACAGAGCTAGACAGGCCTCCCCGGCAATCGTGTTCTTCGACGAAATCGACGCGCTCGCAAGCCAACGCGGCGAATCACACGAAGTCACGGAGCGCGTCGTCTCCCAACTGCTGACCGAAATCGACGGTCTGACCGAAAACCCGAATCTCGTCGTCCTCGCGGCGACCAACCGCCGGGACGCCATCGACCCGGCCCTGCTGCGTCCCGGTCGAATCGAATCCCACATCGAGGTACCAGCGCCGGACGAGAAAGGACGGCGCAAGATTCTCTCGGTTCACGCTGGCGACAAACCGCTTTCCGACGACGTGGATTTGGATGCCCTTGCGGAAGAACTGCAGGGCTACACGGGTGCGGATTTGGAGGCTCTCGTCAGAAACGCTTCAATGCGGGCGATTCGGGAGGCCGCCGACGAGTGGAGTCCGGAAGAAGCGAACGAGCGCGCGGACGAAATCGTCATCGAAGCACGTCACTTCGACGTGGCACGTGAGTTCGTGCAACCGACGATGACGTAA
- a CDS encoding DUF7128 family protein — protein MVSQTQRDDLTWYRCEECGLLFDDRGDAKQHETNCDAEDPSYIQ, from the coding sequence ATGGTGTCCCAAACCCAGCGCGACGACCTGACATGGTACCGATGTGAGGAGTGCGGGTTGTTGTTCGACGACCGAGGAGATGCCAAACAGCACGAAACGAACTGCGACGCGGAAGACCCATCCTACATTCAGTAG
- a CDS encoding cation diffusion facilitator family transporter, with translation MADHRTQFLKASWVNVITNVLKIVVEGGLGLAFGSLALVADAAHSVADLLASAVVLIWGRLSFEGPDENHPHGHERVEPLTALFVGGMLVLLGLQLLADAWQTIQSSPESHYSIYLVAALAFAFADRYFCYWYTKHVNREVQSPGLSALVADSRNDLYTTGAAVVGVAGMAGGFPILDPIAGGLVSLLVIHQGIEVARENVDYLIDSAAPEHVREELRDEIRTHDDVHGVHDFTVYHAGTVYEVEFHAEVSADHSFVEAHDIETDLRNTLLSRDDVGDVHIHLDPAGMGEWKDAEEKRVSSSAN, from the coding sequence ATGGCCGACCACCGCACCCAATTTCTCAAGGCGTCGTGGGTCAACGTCATCACGAACGTCCTCAAAATCGTGGTAGAGGGCGGACTCGGACTGGCGTTCGGAAGCCTCGCGCTCGTGGCCGACGCCGCCCATTCCGTCGCCGACCTGCTGGCCAGTGCGGTGGTGCTGATTTGGGGCCGCCTCTCGTTCGAAGGCCCGGACGAAAATCACCCACACGGACACGAGCGCGTCGAACCTCTCACCGCCCTGTTCGTCGGCGGAATGCTCGTGCTCCTCGGTCTGCAACTGCTCGCTGACGCGTGGCAAACGATTCAATCTTCGCCCGAATCACACTACAGCATCTACCTCGTGGCGGCGCTCGCGTTCGCTTTCGCCGACCGCTACTTCTGTTACTGGTACACGAAGCACGTCAATCGGGAAGTTCAGTCGCCCGGCCTGTCGGCACTGGTCGCCGACAGCAGAAACGACCTCTACACGACCGGCGCGGCGGTCGTGGGCGTGGCGGGAATGGCGGGTGGGTTTCCCATCCTCGACCCGATTGCGGGCGGATTGGTTAGCCTGCTTGTCATCCACCAAGGTATCGAAGTCGCGCGCGAGAACGTCGATTACCTCATCGACTCAGCCGCCCCGGAACACGTCCGCGAGGAACTACGGGACGAGATTCGAACTCACGACGACGTTCACGGGGTGCACGATTTTACGGTGTACCACGCCGGAACCGTCTACGAAGTCGAGTTTCACGCCGAAGTGTCCGCAGACCACAGTTTCGTCGAAGCGCACGACATCGAGACGGATTTGAGAAACACGCTCCTGTCACGGGACGACGTCGGCGACGTTCACATCCACTTAGACCCGGCAGGAATGGGTGAGTGGAAGGATGCCGAGGAAAAGAGAGTGTCGTCGTCCGCGAACTGA
- a CDS encoding DUF7508 domain-containing protein has product MPLKKRWQSLDRATVGQAPERWGMYELGSGGEIKTIGSGVLRDELKTELTYSRAEQVRWEACQSREHAERLADEHRERAELG; this is encoded by the coding sequence ATGCCCCTGAAAAAGCGCTGGCAGTCCCTCGACAGGGCGACGGTTGGACAAGCCCCGGAGCGCTGGGGGATGTACGAACTCGGTTCCGGCGGCGAGATAAAAACAATCGGCAGCGGCGTCCTCCGCGACGAACTGAAAACCGAGTTGACCTACAGCAGGGCCGAACAGGTTCGCTGGGAAGCCTGCCAGTCGCGCGAACACGCGGAGCGGTTGGCGGACGAACACCGCGAGCGGGCGGAGTTAGGCTGA
- a CDS encoding DUF5796 family protein, translating into MSVRSDISPDTLGVELTKDGIVVEYTDGREAFYNGVPKKVQDTLRTQPGKLIQVLVTDPTETEGVMTYVNDRDTHDEILESTGVGRIIIEPGEEEELFPGVTVRSDGHAVEIEADPEIARGRVFVFEEDELGERSFEFVNEE; encoded by the coding sequence ATGAGCGTCCGGAGCGACATTTCCCCCGACACACTCGGCGTCGAACTCACGAAGGACGGTATCGTCGTCGAATACACTGACGGCCGAGAAGCGTTCTACAACGGCGTTCCGAAGAAGGTGCAGGACACCCTTAGAACCCAACCCGGCAAACTCATCCAAGTGCTCGTCACCGACCCGACCGAGACGGAAGGCGTCATGACCTACGTCAACGACCGGGATACGCACGACGAAATCCTCGAATCGACCGGCGTCGGCCGAATCATCATCGAACCCGGCGAGGAAGAGGAACTGTTCCCCGGCGTGACGGTTCGCTCGGACGGCCACGCCGTCGAAATCGAGGCAGACCCGGAAATCGCTCGTGGGCGCGTCTTCGTCTTCGAAGAGGACGAACTGGGAGAACGCTCGTTCGAGTTCGTGAACGAGGAGTGA